From Candidatus Omnitrophota bacterium:
TTGGTATTGTGGCTTTCTTGATTTTTCTTGCACTTAAAATTATTCCTTTAAAAAGAAAATGGCGATATATTTTAACAGCGGCTTTTCTTATTTTTTATTGCTTTTTGATTGGGTCTCGGCCATCAGTTGTGCGAGCAACAATTATGGCGAGTATTTTTTTGTTTAGTTTTGTTTCTGAGAGGGAATCGGATCCTATCAATGCACTGTGCTTAGCGGGTTTTGCGATATTGATTATGAATCCTCTTTATTTGTTTGATGCTGGATTTCAGTTATCTTTTGTGAGTGTTTTTTCGATTTTATGCTTGTATCCGGTTTTTTCAAAGAGTTCATGGATGTTAGAGAAATTGAGCAAGCGAAGGGTGGCAAAGTTTTTTGTTGAGTCACTGTTTGTTTCCTTAATTGTTTGGATAGGGGTTTTCGGGCTCGTTGGATATTATTTCGAAATCGTTACGCCTATTACGATTTTGGCTAATTTATTTGTAATTCCGTGTATTTCTGTTGTTATTGCTCTGGGCTTAAGTTTAATGTTTACAGGGGTTTTTGTCCCAGGTTTAAATATTTTCTTTGCGTATTGCATCAAAGTTGTTTTAAGCGTAATGGTGGCAGGCATTTATCTTATGTCACAAATCCCGGGAGCTTATTTTGAACACTTTTCTTTTTCGTTTGGCGTGGTTGTAGCGTATTATATGGTATTTTTTGGACTTTGTTTCTTTAGAATTTTAAGAGAAAATAAGCATCCTCGCAAGATTGACAAAATTATTCAACTATGATAAAGTGGACGACATGAAAAGAATAATAATTATAACTATTACTATTATTAGTATTTGTGCTGGAAATTGTTCTGCTTTTTGGCTTTGGACGCCAGAGACGAATAAATGGGTTAATCCAAAATATTCCGTTAAAGAAACCCCAAAAGAACAGCTAGATTACGGCTTAGAATTTCTAAATGCACAGGAATTTAAGAAGGCCATTAATGAATTTGAGAAGCTGATTAAACATTATCCGCGGGCAACGGAAGCACCAAAAGCACAATGGTATATTGGTGAATGTTTTGAAAAGTTAGATGATCCTTATAAGGCATTCCAAGAGTATCAGAAGATTATTGATATGTATCCTTTTAGTGATCTCGCTCCTGAAGTTGTTGAGCGTCAATACAAGATCGGTGAGAAAATGCTTTTGACTCCATCCAAAAATCGATTTATTTCTACTTTGACTGGCGGGGAATACGATGTGATTGATGTTTTTCGAACGGTTATTAAAAATGCGCCATATGGCAATTATGCGCCTATTGCGCAATATAAGATTGGTTTATATTTGGCTGAAAAAAAGATGTATTCTGAAGCACGTGATGAGCTTGAGAAGGTGATTAACGATTATCCAGATAATGAATGGGTTAAGCCTGCTCGATATCAGATTGCTGTTGTTGATTCTGCGCGATCGCCAGGCGCTGCTTATGATCAAAGAGTGACGCAAGCGGCAGCTGAAGGATTTGAAGATTTTATTAAAACATATCCAGATGCTCAATTGTCTGAGAAAGCTCGTTCTGAAATTTCCGAGTTGCGCGAGAAAGAAGCCGAAAATAATTTTTTGACGGCTAAATTTTATCAAAAACAAAAAGATTATGAAGCTGCAAAGATCTATTATTTGTCAATTATTGACGAGTTTTCCGGAAATCAGTGGGCGATTAAGGCTTTAGAACAAATTAAAATTATTGAAGAAAAGACTAAATAGAAATGAAAAGCTTTATAAAAATTTTTGTTATTCTTTTTGTTCCTATTTATTTTACTGGGTGTGGTTATGCTACACGGTCGTTATCTCCAATTTTATCAGATATTCATACGATTTATATCGAACCGTTTGCGAATAATGTTGATTATGGAGCATCGCGTGGAAGTAAGAATTTGTATATTCCAATGTTGGAAGTTAAAGTAACCAACCAAACGATTAATCAATTTGTTTATGATGGCAATCTTAAGGTTTCGAAAGAAGACCAAGCCGATGTTATTCTCAAGAGCGAACTTATTAATTATACTCGAGATGCTTTAAGGTATGATGATGATGACAACGCTGAGGAATATCGCATAACGATTATTGTTTCTTTGGTGCTTTGGGATGTTGCGAGCAGTGAGCCTCTTTGGGTTGAGCCAAGGTTTTCAGGAGATGCAACATTCTTTGAATCAGGACCGGCTGCTCAATCTGAGAGCACAGCCGTTGATGAGGCCGTTAAAGATCTCGCAAAGAGAATTGTTGAACGAACTGTTGAAGACTGGTAGCCGGAGTTGGTGCTAAACAATGATTTATCTTCTTGTTGGTCAGAGTCCATCTAAAGAAAACAAAATTTCCGAAATAAAAACTAGCGTACTTACTTCTAAAGAATCTTTGTCTTTTGATTACGAGATATTGCATGGGCATAAGCTGAATGATGAAATTTTGAAAAAATCTCTTATCTCACTTCCTAGTGTTTCTAAAAAAAGAGTAGTACTCCTTCGTCAAGCACATGAATTAAATGCCAGAGCTAAGAAAATTATTCTTTCTTGTCAAAAGGATTGTGATAAGACAGTAGATCTTATTTTAGATGCGGATGAATGGAGCACAAAGGATAGCTTTTTAAGAACATTAGGTAAAGCAATCACAGTTGTTAATTTTGAGCAAAAGAAAAAAGCAGATGTTTTTGAAATGACAAGGGCGATTATTTCTAATCGAAAAATTGACGCTTTAAAGTTGTTAACTCAGCTTATTGAAGAGGGAAACCATCCTCTCAAAATTATGGCACCTATCGTTTGGTCTTGGAAGAATTCAAGAAATCGAATCTCAAAAGAAAGGTTTCGCCGAGGACTTATGATGATTCAAGATGCAGACTTTTGCATTAAGCGAAGTCGTCTTAGCTCAGAATATGCTTTAGAAGTCTTAGTTGTTAAGTTGTGCTCTTAAGCAGTTTGCTAAATTGAGATTTTCTTCGGGCAGCTGTATTTTCTTGGATTAGATTGCGCTTGACAGACTTATCAATCTTTTTAAATACAGTGCTAAGAAGAGCTTTCGCTTCACTGACATTTTTGGACTCAACAGCCGTGCGAAAACGTTTGATGGTTTTCTTAAGGTCGGTTTTGACGTCTAAATTGTGCAAATGCTTCTTTTTAGTTAAACGTAATTCTTGGATGCCGGATCGTCTTTGTGGCATAAATAATCGCTCCTTTCTTTAGGCGCCAATATAGCAGAGAGATAAACGCATGTCAACTAATAAATATTCACATCACGACACCAGCAGAGGTATCCTTAAGTCAACATCGATTTTATCCTTAGGGACTTTTGGGTCGAGAGTTTTGGGGTTTGTCCGTGATGTAATTTTGGCTCGATTCCTTGGAACTGGTTTTCAGGCAGATGCTTTTTTTGTGGCATTTCGTATTCCTAATTTATTTCGAGACGTGGTTGGTGAAGGTGGAATTAATTCTTCGGTTGTTCCTGTAATTTCGGAATATGCAGAGAAAAAAGAAAAAGAAGAATTATTGAAGTTTTTAAGCGTTGTTTTTGTGTTGGCAGCGATTGTTTTGAGCGTCATTACGATTTCAGGAATTGTTTTTGCCCCTATTATTGTGCGTGCGATTGCGCCTGGATTTGTGGTTGACAGTGAAAAGCTTAATTTAACGATTAAGTTGACGCGATTGATGTTTCCTTATTTAATTTTTATTAGCTTAACAGCGTATGGAGCAGGCATTCTTTATACATTAAGGTCTTTTGCTGTGCCGGCGTTTAGTCCGTGTCTTCTAAATATCTCAATTATAATCAGTGTTTTTGTTTCACTTAAAACAAAGATTGACCCTGTTTTGTGCTTAGCGTTTGGTGTTTTAGTCGGTGGGATTTTGCAGCTTGCAGTGCAAGGGATTCCAATTTTTAAAAAGGGTATTCGTTTTAAGTGGCCTCGAACATTGCAGCATCCTGGCGCTAAAAAGATTGGAAAATTACTTTTACCGCGGTTATTGGGATCAGCCGTTTATCAATTAACGGTTTTTATTGATACTTTTTGTGCGTCTTTGGCGATGATCGTTGGGGCTGGCGGAATTTCCGCGATTTATTATTCTAATCGTATTTTACAATTTCCTATGGGTCTTTTCGGTATTGCACTTGCCTCTGCTCTTTTGCCTTCGATGTCAGGGTTTGCTGCGCGTAATGATTTTAAAGAGTTTAAACGGACATTCAATTTTGCCTTAAAAAGCATTTTATTTGTGATGTTGCCGATCAGCATATTCTTAATGTTTTTTTCTGTTCCGATCATCCGTCTGCTTTTTCAAAGGGGAGAGTTTGATATTTATTCAACAACGATTACTTCCTCGGCGTTGCTGTTTTATTCGATCGGACTTTTTTGTTTTGCTGGAGTTAAGATTTTG
This genomic window contains:
- the bamD gene encoding outer membrane protein assembly factor BamD, which codes for MKRIIIITITIISICAGNCSAFWLWTPETNKWVNPKYSVKETPKEQLDYGLEFLNAQEFKKAINEFEKLIKHYPRATEAPKAQWYIGECFEKLDDPYKAFQEYQKIIDMYPFSDLAPEVVERQYKIGEKMLLTPSKNRFISTLTGGEYDVIDVFRTVIKNAPYGNYAPIAQYKIGLYLAEKKMYSEARDELEKVINDYPDNEWVKPARYQIAVVDSARSPGAAYDQRVTQAAAEGFEDFIKTYPDAQLSEKARSEISELREKEAENNFLTAKFYQKQKDYEAAKIYYLSIIDEFSGNQWAIKALEQIKIIEEKTK
- the murJ gene encoding murein biosynthesis integral membrane protein MurJ; this encodes MSTNKYSHHDTSRGILKSTSILSLGTFGSRVLGFVRDVILARFLGTGFQADAFFVAFRIPNLFRDVVGEGGINSSVVPVISEYAEKKEKEELLKFLSVVFVLAAIVLSVITISGIVFAPIIVRAIAPGFVVDSEKLNLTIKLTRLMFPYLIFISLTAYGAGILYTLRSFAVPAFSPCLLNISIIISVFVSLKTKIDPVLCLAFGVLVGGILQLAVQGIPIFKKGIRFKWPRTLQHPGAKKIGKLLLPRLLGSAVYQLTVFIDTFCASLAMIVGAGGISAIYYSNRILQFPMGLFGIALASALLPSMSGFAARNDFKEFKRTFNFALKSILFVMLPISIFLMFFSVPIIRLLFQRGEFDIYSTTITSSALLFYSIGLFCFAGVKILVTSFYSIQDTKTPAKTAGFCLVINAMLNFLLMGPLKIGGIALASSIAATINFSILFFILNKRLKHIGEGFLDYGLKVLLASMVMGSLSLWLWNLADRIPEMIRFFLVSFVSIFVFFQSCYFLKIYQAQKIIQWILKKP
- the rpsT gene encoding 30S ribosomal protein S20 gives rise to the protein MPQRRSGIQELRLTKKKHLHNLDVKTDLKKTIKRFRTAVESKNVSEAKALLSTVFKKIDKSVKRNLIQENTAARRKSQFSKLLKSTT
- a CDS encoding LptE family protein → MKSFIKIFVILFVPIYFTGCGYATRSLSPILSDIHTIYIEPFANNVDYGASRGSKNLYIPMLEVKVTNQTINQFVYDGNLKVSKEDQADVILKSELINYTRDALRYDDDDNAEEYRITIIVSLVLWDVASSEPLWVEPRFSGDATFFESGPAAQSESTAVDEAVKDLAKRIVERTVEDW